In Rhineura floridana isolate rRhiFlo1 chromosome 1, rRhiFlo1.hap2, whole genome shotgun sequence, the following proteins share a genomic window:
- the CASP2 gene encoding caspase-2 isoform X2, producing MLGVCGMQKCHQEVLKKNRVSLAKQLVLKELMEHLIEKDIITEAMMEMIQAKSGSFSQNIEFLNLLPKRGPKAFSAFCEALQETKQQHLEEMLLSTISCHSNGNARLNLDYEGSLSFPVTESGISQKRPRWHLATPMEHSLDDGDGPHYPQVKPCTPEFYHTHEHLAYRLKSRPRGLALILSNVHFSSETDLEFRSGGNVDHTALDMLFRHLGYEVIVQHDQTAQEMQEKLENFSKLPAHRDVDSCIVSLLSHGIEGGVYGADGKLLQLQEIFRLFDNANCPRLQNKPKMFFIQACRGGISGTHIHLPALLLPLPLSMRQTVEWTK from the exons ATGCTGGGTGTATGTGGCATGCAGAAATGTCACCAAGAGGTGCTGAAAAAGAATCGTGTTTCCCTAGCAAAGCAGCTAGTTCTGAAGGAACTAATGGAACACCTCATAGAGAAGGATATTATCACTGAAGCAATGATGGAGATGATACAG GCTAAGTCTGGGAGTTTTAGCCAAAACATAGAATTCTTGAATCTTCTCCCAAAGCGGGGTCCCAAAGCCTTCTCAGCTTTTTGTGAAGCTTTACAAGAAACCAAACAGCAGCACTTGGAGGAAATGCTCTTAAGCACCATCTCCTGCCATAGCAATGGGAATGCAAGG CTGAATCTTGACTATGAGGGAAGTCTGTCATTTCCTGTAACAGAATCTGGGATCTCCCAAAAAAGGCCACGTTGGCATCTTG CAACACCAATGGAGCATTCCTTGGATGATGGAGATGGTCCCCACTATCCTCAGGTGAAGCCATGTACCCCAGAATTCTATCACACTCATGAGCACTTG gcgtacaggtTGAAGTCACGCCCACGGGGCTTGGCACTTATACTTAGTAATGTGCATTTCAGCAGTGAGACAGATCTGGAGTTCCGTTCTGGTGGAAATGTGGACCACACTGCCCTAGATATGCTCTTCAGACATCTTGGGTACGAGGTGATTGTACAGCATGATCAGACTGCACAG GAAATGCAGGAAAAGTTGGAAAACTTTTCAAAGCTTCCAGCTCACAGAGATGTAGATTCCTGCATAGTATCACTTCTTTCACATGGAATAGAGGGTGGGGTCTATGGAGCGGATGGCAAGCTGCTTCAG TTGCAAGAGATTTTCAGACTCTTTGATAATGCAAACTGCCCTAGGCTTCAGAATAAACCCAAAATGTTCTTCATTCAAGCATGCCGGGGAG GTATAAGCGGAACCCACATTCACCTCCCTGCCTTGCTGTTGCCACTACCTCTCTCT